In Leptospira ellinghausenii, the following proteins share a genomic window:
- a CDS encoding DMT family transporter: protein MNIKFLLLLILAMVSWGISWPIAKIIAGSVPVHVLVFWRFLATFLSVIPILFVMRLPIRLKSGKDYWNVLIGGIIYTLYNQFFFLGLKNGLPGAGGVLVTTLNPIVTFFIVFLVQKKSISKRQVLGLFFGFIGGLVILQVWKISIDYLLLSGNLFFLLCSFVWATLSLNSQKTGKSMSPITYSFYVYAVGSIIELLFCWNDPNFWKVWDFGYNFWFAIFYLTVISTTFGTTVYFYAATRLGSEIASSFIFIVPLSAYLSSYLILDEVVQIPVIIGGALAMLAVYLINSNHKKKETIIS from the coding sequence TTGAACATTAAATTTTTATTACTTCTGATCCTTGCGATGGTTTCTTGGGGAATTTCATGGCCCATTGCTAAAATAATTGCTGGTTCTGTGCCAGTACATGTATTAGTGTTTTGGAGGTTCCTTGCTACCTTTTTATCAGTCATCCCAATTTTGTTTGTTATGCGATTACCAATTCGATTAAAGTCAGGAAAAGATTATTGGAATGTATTAATCGGTGGGATCATTTACACCTTGTACAATCAATTTTTCTTTTTAGGGTTAAAGAATGGATTACCAGGAGCTGGTGGTGTACTTGTTACAACTTTAAATCCCATTGTAACGTTTTTTATTGTTTTTCTCGTTCAAAAAAAATCAATCAGCAAACGCCAGGTTTTAGGGCTATTTTTTGGATTTATTGGTGGGTTGGTGATTCTTCAAGTTTGGAAAATAAGCATCGATTATCTTTTGTTATCTGGTAACTTATTCTTTTTGTTATGTTCCTTTGTATGGGCAACACTTTCACTTAATAGTCAAAAAACAGGGAAATCAATGTCTCCGATTACTTATAGTTTTTATGTCTATGCTGTTGGATCAATTATAGAACTTTTATTCTGTTGGAATGACCCAAACTTTTGGAAGGTTTGGGATTTTGGGTATAACTTTTGGTTTGCAATTTTTTATCTGACTGTGATCTCTACTACCTTTGGAACAACTGTATATTTTTATGCAGCTACAAGACTTGGATCCGAAATTGCGAGTAGTTTCATTTTTATCGTTCCACTTTCTGCCTACTTGAGTAGTTATTTAATTTTGGATGAAGTGGTACAAATCCCTGTTATCATTGGTGGTGCATTGGCGATGTTAGCAGTTTATCTGATCAACTCCAATCACAAAAAAAAGGAAACAATCATTTCATGA
- a CDS encoding AEC family transporter, translating into MENFLLLGICFGLGLLFRRLPQFPENTPKVLNGFILFVSLPSLVLYHVHELKINVSAIMPTSMPWLVFGFALVVFLILYKLKIMTFPTTVCLVLTAGLGNTSFVGFPLLETYLGKESLGYGILADQLGTFMVLSFPGIILASIAMDGKWNIITLVKRVLGFAPIYALVFAILTRQIEYPNSLKIVLLRLGDTLTPLALVSVGFMLDLRTIAGHGKYLLIGLGFKLVLAPVLVYYVYRPIQNDQLLFQTILLESAMAPMVTSTVITIEKNISPHLASLMLGIGIPLSFITTYCLNFLIKGNFI; encoded by the coding sequence ATGGAGAATTTTTTATTATTGGGAATTTGTTTTGGTCTAGGATTACTCTTTCGCAGACTACCGCAGTTTCCCGAAAACACTCCCAAAGTTCTGAATGGATTTATCCTCTTTGTTTCTTTACCTTCACTGGTTTTATACCATGTCCATGAATTAAAAATCAACGTATCTGCAATTATGCCAACTTCAATGCCATGGTTGGTATTTGGATTTGCATTGGTGGTTTTTTTGATTTTATACAAACTTAAAATAATGACATTTCCAACAACTGTCTGTTTGGTTTTAACGGCAGGTCTTGGGAATACTTCCTTTGTTGGATTTCCATTATTGGAAACCTATCTTGGTAAAGAATCGTTGGGATATGGAATTCTTGCAGACCAACTTGGTACTTTTATGGTACTAAGTTTTCCTGGAATCATACTTGCCTCCATTGCAATGGATGGTAAATGGAATATCATAACCTTGGTCAAACGAGTCCTTGGATTTGCTCCTATTTATGCTTTGGTTTTTGCAATATTAACCAGACAGATTGAATATCCAAATTCATTAAAGATCGTATTACTACGACTAGGTGATACTTTGACACCTCTTGCATTGGTCTCAGTTGGATTTATGTTAGATCTACGAACAATCGCGGGTCATGGGAAGTATTTACTAATAGGATTAGGATTTAAATTGGTATTAGCTCCTGTTCTTGTTTATTATGTGTATAGACCAATCCAAAACGACCAATTGTTATTCCAAACCATACTTTTGGAATCAGCCATGGCGCCCATGGTCACTTCGACTGTCATAACAATTGAAAAAAACATATCACCACATTTAGCGAGTCTTATGTTAGGAATTGGAATACCACTGTCTTTTATAACGACATATTGTTTGAATTTTTTAATTAAAGGAAACTTCATTTGA
- a CDS encoding molecular chaperone DnaJ codes for MVQKTETKKSKQILHDVIFELQNVSEAMQWFLSYDRLSELLEIRKEECLRKVYQFKSAKPQMTLSGGFHEVDGDLLVDFLAWNLELDEVAEEFLKGGIFFSERPLYELRESYKSLIQKTIANHRLDQELLLLLTAATIDFDDAVDSYLMDKFEIDFFVRRSIHQFLEKYEIHPEFGAEEFLYEYLKSLIPTKILNFRDITREFRDRTYYELYGRFRETKKKKKKKVVQSVSTEVKDLLAFFDLEPGATIVDVKKKFKELLKKYHPDINKKGEEMTKRIILKYNRLVELIGT; via the coding sequence ATGGTCCAAAAAACGGAAACAAAAAAGTCCAAACAGATTTTGCATGATGTCATTTTTGAACTGCAAAACGTTTCCGAAGCCATGCAGTGGTTTTTGTCTTATGACCGACTTTCAGAACTTTTAGAAATCCGAAAGGAAGAATGCCTACGCAAAGTTTACCAGTTTAAATCGGCCAAACCGCAAATGACACTTTCTGGTGGATTCCATGAAGTTGATGGTGACTTACTAGTCGATTTTTTAGCCTGGAATTTGGAATTAGATGAAGTTGCGGAAGAATTTTTAAAGGGTGGAATTTTCTTTAGCGAACGACCGTTATATGAACTTCGAGAATCCTATAAATCTCTCATCCAAAAAACAATCGCTAACCACAGATTGGACCAAGAACTTTTGCTTTTGCTGACTGCTGCAACTATCGATTTTGATGATGCAGTGGATTCCTATTTGATGGATAAGTTTGAAATTGATTTTTTTGTTCGTAGGTCCATCCATCAATTTTTAGAAAAATATGAAATCCATCCAGAATTTGGTGCCGAAGAATTTTTGTACGAATATTTAAAGAGCCTGATCCCTACAAAAATTCTAAACTTTCGTGACATCACTCGAGAATTTCGAGATCGCACCTATTATGAATTATATGGTCGATTTAGAGAAACCAAAAAGAAAAAGAAGAAAAAAGTCGTTCAATCTGTATCTACAGAAGTAAAGGATTTACTCGCATTTTTTGATTTAGAACCTGGTGCGACAATTGTTGATGTAAAAAAGAAATTCAAAGAATTATTAAAAAAATACCATCCAGATATCAATAAAAAGGGAGAAGAGATGACCAAACGTATTATATTAAAATACAATCGTTTGGTAGAGTTAATTGGTACCTAA
- a CDS encoding YceI family protein, with protein sequence MKKLIITLIILLSGFQLHAFEVSKKKIEFFVEHTTKNITGVCNEIQMGNPNLQGSNGKYNLKSPFEIKIPILKISSGDSNRDSHIQEILGYPDTPLIQVKIESILPSKTNEQIYTIKGKLMIHGNTRDFSSDANVKVLEAGEFQVDGVVVVKFSEFDLENPSLLFMKAKDEIQVKYHFQFK encoded by the coding sequence ATGAAAAAGTTAATCATAACGCTCATCATTTTATTGTCTGGGTTCCAATTACATGCATTTGAAGTTTCAAAAAAGAAAATTGAATTTTTTGTCGAACATACAACTAAAAATATAACAGGTGTTTGCAATGAAATCCAAATGGGTAACCCTAACTTACAAGGCTCAAATGGAAAATACAATCTTAAGAGTCCGTTTGAAATCAAAATTCCAATTTTAAAAATTTCATCTGGTGATTCCAATCGAGATTCCCATATACAAGAAATTTTAGGTTACCCCGATACACCTCTCATCCAAGTCAAAATAGAATCGATTTTACCTTCGAAAACAAACGAACAAATCTATACCATCAAAGGTAAATTGATGATCCATGGAAATACTAGGGATTTTTCATCTGATGCGAATGTAAAAGTTTTGGAAGCAGGTGAGTTCCAAGTGGACGGTGTTGTGGTAGTAAAATTTTCTGAATTTGATTTGGAAAATCCATCGTTACTCTTTATGAAAGCAAAAGATGAAATTCAGGTGAAGTATCATTTCCAATTCAAATAA
- a CDS encoding SanA/YdcF family protein has protein sequence MTNRDSYINKTLRFLSRVKWKSLFLGLLVIFGILSFVTLVSNLGFWILYENSVHTNHPSEIPEADVAIVPGAAVYGKTPSPILMDRLACGLELYKAGKVKKILLSGDNGKTDYNELRPMLEYMLSHQVKPDDIFVDHAGFRTLDTLIRAKEVFLVTKAIFVSQSFFLPRAMYLGKELELELYGYECNLRTYKKETYYLFREFSARMLAWWDIQWDTPPKYLGKPYPIEGSGMSTWKGSIPVSIPK, from the coding sequence ATGACGAACCGCGATTCCTACATAAATAAGACGCTCCGATTCCTTTCACGGGTCAAGTGGAAATCCCTGTTTCTGGGATTGTTGGTTATTTTCGGAATTCTTAGTTTTGTCACATTGGTATCCAATTTGGGATTTTGGATTCTGTATGAAAACTCGGTTCACACCAATCATCCTTCGGAAATCCCTGAGGCAGATGTTGCCATTGTTCCTGGTGCTGCCGTGTATGGGAAAACTCCATCTCCTATCCTCATGGACCGTTTGGCTTGCGGATTGGAACTCTACAAAGCAGGTAAGGTCAAAAAAATCTTACTCTCTGGTGATAATGGCAAAACAGATTATAACGAACTTCGTCCTATGCTCGAGTACATGTTGTCCCACCAAGTAAAACCTGATGATATTTTTGTAGATCATGCTGGTTTTCGGACTTTAGATACACTCATCCGAGCAAAAGAAGTGTTTTTGGTAACCAAGGCTATTTTTGTAAGCCAATCCTTTTTTTTACCAAGAGCCATGTATCTAGGAAAAGAGTTAGAACTAGAGTTATACGGTTACGAATGCAATTTACGAACCTATAAAAAAGAAACCTATTATTTGTTCCGAGAATTTTCAGCAAGGATGCTTGCCTGGTGGGACATCCAATGGGACACACCTCCCAAGTATTTAGGAAAACCATATCCCATTGAAGGGAGTGGAATGAGCACTTGGAAAGGATCAATACCAGTTTCAATTCCAAAATGA
- a CDS encoding M23 family metallopeptidase, translated as MKKKIKEITSVFSQDNPKIKKQIDKVKEKGHQRMTILVIPHGYDSSFHFQISHFTILFFLGLTLGLLSLAIYGIVGSNNTQTQINQLSKIYGTYFDTYITHANQLEEMKEEYSKLNENMLELFTLIDGNDDELLKIPAEDWIESSAIESLQKEEKEDKQLDVGRKYLSEIYELRQLKHRMDNYQRLVEANFQFLFQRSDILSRSPLFNPMYSYNLTSPFGMRKSPTTGYWEYHDGLDMANAVGTPIYASAPGRVVRVTYSNVGYGHHIIIQHDFGFSTLYGHCSRIYVRSGQEVKAGEQIAEVGATGNVTGPHLHYEIFISEEGKTDPEQYMQAGVY; from the coding sequence ATGAAGAAAAAAATTAAAGAGATTACGTCTGTTTTTTCACAAGACAATCCGAAAATCAAGAAACAGATTGATAAGGTGAAAGAAAAAGGTCACCAGCGGATGACCATTCTTGTCATTCCCCATGGTTATGATAGTTCCTTTCACTTCCAGATTTCACACTTTACCATCCTATTTTTTTTAGGCCTCACTTTAGGTCTATTGAGTTTAGCAATTTATGGAATTGTAGGTTCCAATAATACACAAACTCAAATCAACCAACTTTCCAAAATTTATGGAACGTATTTTGATACTTACATCACTCATGCCAATCAATTAGAAGAAATGAAAGAAGAGTATTCCAAACTCAACGAAAACATGTTGGAACTCTTTACCTTGATCGATGGGAATGATGATGAACTCTTAAAAATTCCAGCCGAAGATTGGATTGAATCATCAGCCATCGAATCCTTACAAAAAGAAGAAAAAGAAGACAAACAATTGGATGTAGGTCGTAAGTATCTCAGTGAAATTTACGAATTAAGACAATTAAAACATCGCATGGATAATTACCAACGATTGGTAGAAGCAAATTTTCAATTTTTGTTCCAAAGGTCTGATATCTTATCTCGTTCACCATTGTTTAATCCTATGTATTCTTATAACTTAACATCTCCTTTTGGAATGCGTAAATCACCTACTACTGGTTATTGGGAATACCACGATGGTTTGGACATGGCAAATGCTGTCGGAACACCTATCTATGCGTCTGCACCTGGAAGAGTTGTTCGGGTCACTTACTCCAACGTAGGTTACGGACATCATATCATCATCCAACATGACTTCGGCTTTAGTACGTTATATGGTCATTGTTCTAGAATTTATGTTCGTTCAGGACAAGAAGTTAAAGCTGGAGAACAAATTGCAGAAGTTGGAGCAACAGGAAATGTTACTGGACCTCACCTTCATTATGAAATTTTTATTTCAGAAGAAGGAAAAACGGATCCAGAACAATACATGCAAGCGGGAGTATACTGA
- the ligA gene encoding NAD-dependent DNA ligase LigA encodes MPKKTKSEDPKKRILELRKEINRHNDLYYKNNAPIISDKEFDLLVKELQKLEKENPQLADSSSPTSQIGSDLSPQFSKFKHKVPVLSLENTYNESELSEWLEKTGVEESYSLEWKIDGASILLYYENGKLTHCVTRGTGGIGDIVTENVKTISSIPQNLSEPMNLTVRGEIFMTFADFEEFNEEYGGKFANPRNLAAGSIKQKDPLEVAKRPLRIFVYDVYFSSSRKGINSHKDILNVLKKEKFPLAPDTTILSGTKLIKEIESFRKKKDKMPFPVDGLVIKLDSLNLRENLGETSHSPRWARAFKFDALLKETTIEEIDFAIGRTGKVTPRARVTPISLAGTTVTYATLHNQDYIDQLGAGIGAKVLISKRGEIIPAVEKVTFPPKKVFVLPKECPSCNTKLTKVDDSVDLFCTNRHCPERKLNQLIFFCSKKQMNIEGLGERQIQIFFEKGWVKDIPDLYTLEKYKTTILELDGFGDKSVKIIFDAIEKSKEKDFRFTLPSIGLNEVGPKVTEILIENGYDSWEKLLTLAKSKSATEELTAIHGIGPRTIDALLFHLKDKETLKLVNTLIKLGLKFQADQAEKSDLQPFVGQSWCVTGSFENFQPRDLAMDLITKHGGKKVTGVSSKTTHLLYGPGAGSKLDKAKELGVTLVSESEFLSLLKQEGISI; translated from the coding sequence TTGCCTAAAAAAACAAAATCCGAAGATCCAAAAAAAAGAATTTTGGAACTTCGTAAAGAAATCAATCGTCACAATGATTTATATTATAAAAACAATGCTCCGATCATTTCCGACAAAGAATTTGATCTTCTTGTTAAAGAACTCCAAAAATTAGAAAAAGAAAATCCCCAATTAGCAGACTCGTCTTCTCCTACCTCACAAATAGGATCGGACCTTAGCCCTCAATTTAGTAAATTCAAACACAAAGTTCCTGTATTATCTTTAGAAAATACCTATAATGAATCTGAACTTTCCGAATGGTTAGAAAAAACTGGTGTGGAAGAATCTTATTCCTTAGAATGGAAAATTGATGGCGCCTCAATTTTGTTATACTATGAAAATGGAAAACTTACCCATTGTGTGACAAGAGGTACTGGTGGAATTGGTGATATCGTCACAGAAAATGTGAAAACCATTTCTTCCATTCCACAAAACCTATCAGAGCCAATGAATCTCACAGTTCGTGGCGAAATTTTTATGACATTCGCTGATTTTGAAGAATTTAATGAAGAGTATGGTGGAAAATTTGCGAATCCAAGAAATTTAGCCGCAGGTTCTATCAAACAAAAAGATCCACTTGAAGTCGCAAAACGACCGTTACGAATCTTTGTTTATGATGTTTATTTTTCTAGTTCAAGAAAAGGAATCAACTCTCATAAAGATATTTTAAATGTATTAAAAAAAGAAAAATTCCCTCTCGCTCCTGACACAACTATACTTTCTGGAACCAAGTTAATTAAAGAAATTGAATCGTTCCGAAAGAAAAAGGACAAAATGCCATTCCCCGTGGATGGACTTGTCATCAAACTTGATTCATTAAACTTACGTGAAAACCTCGGAGAAACAAGCCATTCCCCTCGTTGGGCAAGGGCATTTAAATTTGATGCCCTTCTAAAAGAAACAACGATAGAAGAAATCGATTTTGCCATAGGGCGTACAGGTAAAGTCACTCCACGAGCAAGAGTGACTCCCATATCCCTCGCTGGTACTACAGTTACTTACGCCACCTTACACAACCAAGACTATATCGACCAACTTGGCGCTGGAATTGGAGCAAAAGTACTCATCTCCAAACGAGGAGAAATCATTCCTGCTGTCGAAAAAGTAACATTCCCACCAAAGAAAGTTTTTGTTTTACCAAAAGAATGCCCATCGTGTAACACAAAATTAACGAAAGTCGATGATTCCGTTGATTTATTTTGTACAAATCGGCATTGCCCAGAAAGGAAACTCAACCAACTCATCTTTTTCTGTAGCAAAAAACAAATGAATATCGAAGGTCTTGGTGAAAGGCAAATTCAGATTTTTTTTGAAAAGGGTTGGGTAAAAGATATCCCTGACCTATACACATTAGAAAAATACAAAACAACCATACTAGAGTTAGATGGTTTTGGAGATAAATCTGTCAAAATCATATTTGATGCCATTGAAAAATCCAAAGAAAAAGATTTTCGTTTCACTCTTCCTTCCATTGGTCTAAATGAAGTTGGTCCCAAAGTGACTGAAATCCTCATCGAAAATGGTTATGATTCCTGGGAAAAACTGCTAACATTAGCAAAATCAAAATCTGCAACCGAAGAGCTTACGGCGATCCATGGCATTGGGCCACGAACGATAGATGCATTACTCTTCCACCTCAAAGACAAAGAAACATTAAAACTGGTAAACACTCTCATCAAACTTGGTCTTAAATTCCAAGCAGACCAAGCTGAAAAAAGCGATTTACAGCCGTTTGTTGGCCAAAGTTGGTGTGTCACAGGAAGTTTTGAAAATTTCCAACCTCGTGACCTTGCCATGGATCTCATCACAAAACATGGTGGCAAAAAAGTAACAGGAGTTTCCTCTAAAACCACTCACCTACTCTATGGACCAGGTGCCGGATCCAAACTAGATAAAGCAAAAGAACTCGGTGTGACTTTGGTTTCGGAATCAGAATTTTTGAGTTTATTGAAACAAGAAGGGATATCGATTTGA
- a CDS encoding cyclic nucleotide-binding domain-containing protein: MIFLDILPKDSLLIKSYQSGEIIYQKGESSSDGICFVLNGKVETDHLDKDQHIIKLEFNQFKFFGLSAFVSNIRMDTVKAIEDGTKVLFISESDFSFCMNADSQFIIRAIQYMINYIQTLNIDTKHDLLRSFNLNDILDQVDQNRLGKIKEQNLRIYSQIYHSRFRLVNPGQLVYSEENLVDSDLYLILEGEVLHFVNDPKDPIKEIPILRLEPGYIFGFIKKDADKGHVLNVRAGSNGALTIHLDSNLLRQVAKNDEMVAYSIFQTLCLLMAMIENLCV, encoded by the coding sequence ATGATATTTTTGGATATTTTACCGAAAGATTCTCTTTTAATTAAATCTTACCAATCTGGAGAAATTATCTATCAAAAAGGTGAATCTTCATCCGACGGTATTTGTTTTGTTTTAAATGGAAAAGTAGAAACGGATCATTTAGACAAAGATCAACATATAATAAAATTGGAATTCAATCAATTTAAATTCTTCGGATTATCTGCATTCGTTTCAAATATTAGAATGGATACTGTTAAAGCAATTGAAGATGGCACAAAAGTATTATTCATTTCCGAATCCGACTTTAGTTTTTGTATGAATGCAGACTCTCAATTTATCATTAGAGCAATTCAATACATGATAAATTACATACAAACACTGAATATTGATACAAAACATGACTTATTGCGTTCATTTAATCTCAACGATATTTTAGACCAAGTTGATCAAAATCGTTTGGGAAAAATAAAAGAACAGAATCTACGGATTTATTCTCAAATCTATCATTCCAGATTTCGTTTAGTAAACCCTGGCCAATTAGTTTATTCGGAAGAGAACTTAGTTGATTCTGATTTATACTTAATTCTTGAAGGAGAAGTTCTTCATTTTGTTAACGATCCTAAGGATCCAATAAAAGAAATCCCCATCTTACGATTAGAACCAGGATATATATTTGGTTTCATCAAAAAAGATGCAGATAAAGGACATGTCTTAAATGTAAGAGCAGGATCAAATGGAGCATTAACAATTCACTTGGATTCAAACTTACTGAGACAAGTGGCAAAAAATGATGAAATGGTCGCTTACTCTATATTCCAAACCTTATGTTTGCTTATGGCAATGATTGAAAATTTATGTGTATGA
- a CDS encoding aminoglycoside 6-adenylyltransferase — MNVFKKYLETLIEIVKSDARFTAVCCAGSAITGELDQFSDLDIFLITENNIVFSHDEMKRFAYQVGDLLVGFTGEHVGESRLLICLYNSPLLHVDLKFIEIQEFTKRVENPIVVYDRKDQIPEIYKNSKPIWPNINFQWIEDRFWVWIHYAATKLGRGELFEAIDFLSFLRNQVLGPMFHLKYEKNPRGVRKLEFILSNADLEKLKTTIPIYDYNSIFHSIFASINLYCELRNLLATNLNKQEVAEKESVQYLNHLKQNPNF; from the coding sequence ATGAATGTTTTTAAAAAATATTTAGAAACTCTAATTGAAATAGTAAAATCAGATGCTCGGTTTACAGCGGTTTGTTGTGCTGGTTCTGCGATTACTGGTGAATTGGATCAATTTTCAGATTTAGATATTTTTTTAATTACAGAAAACAACATAGTGTTTTCACACGATGAGATGAAACGTTTTGCTTATCAAGTTGGAGATCTGTTAGTTGGTTTTACAGGAGAACATGTAGGGGAAAGTCGTTTGTTAATTTGTTTATACAATTCTCCACTATTACATGTAGATCTCAAATTCATTGAAATCCAAGAATTCACCAAACGTGTTGAAAATCCAATTGTTGTATATGATCGAAAGGATCAGATTCCAGAGATTTATAAAAATTCAAAACCAATTTGGCCAAACATTAACTTTCAATGGATTGAAGACAGATTTTGGGTTTGGATTCATTATGCTGCCACAAAACTGGGACGAGGCGAACTTTTTGAAGCGATTGATTTTCTTTCATTTCTGAGAAACCAAGTCCTTGGCCCAATGTTTCATCTTAAATATGAGAAAAATCCAAGAGGTGTTCGTAAACTAGAATTTATTTTGTCTAACGCAGATTTAGAAAAACTAAAAACTACGATTCCAATCTATGATTATAACTCTATCTTCCATTCTATTTTCGCATCGATCAATTTGTATTGTGAATTAAGAAACTTGTTAGCAACAAATCTTAACAAACAAGAGGTTGCAGAAAAAGAAAGTGTCCAATATCTCAATCATTTAAAACAAAATCCTAATTTCTAA
- a CDS encoding ArsR/SmtB family transcription factor — protein MQKEGKGTDLIFKAMADPNRRKVLDLLFSNNGQTLTQLCEQLDMQRQSATQHIEILVKANLVTVVWKGREKLHFLNPVPIYEVYERWVRKFEENRLGFLHEIKTQLEGDNHGTT, from the coding sequence GTGCAAAAAGAAGGAAAAGGGACAGACCTCATATTCAAGGCAATGGCAGATCCGAACCGGAGAAAGGTTCTAGACCTTCTATTCTCAAACAATGGACAAACTCTGACCCAACTCTGCGAACAACTCGACATGCAAAGGCAATCGGCAACCCAACACATTGAGATTTTGGTCAAAGCAAACCTGGTAACAGTGGTTTGGAAAGGAAGAGAGAAACTTCATTTTCTCAATCCTGTTCCGATTTACGAAGTTTATGAACGTTGGGTACGTAAATTTGAAGAGAATCGTTTAGGATTTTTACACGAAATCAAAACACAATTGGAAGGAGACAACCATGGAACAACATAA
- a CDS encoding SRPBCC family protein: MEQHNFVYVTFILSTPEKVWNAITDPEITSKYWSDPLSKNPAHTNVSEWKLGSEWKHVKMDESKTVDIVGKVLEIDPPNKLVISWSRPKDKDDESKHSRVTFEISNYANGLVRLTVTHLDLDPQMFNGISSGWPSVLSNLKTYLETGKHLAGHIA, from the coding sequence ATGGAACAACATAACTTTGTTTATGTGACATTTATTCTAAGCACACCAGAAAAGGTATGGAATGCAATCACCGATCCAGAAATCACAAGTAAGTATTGGTCCGATCCTTTGTCCAAAAATCCTGCTCATACCAATGTATCAGAATGGAAACTTGGATCGGAATGGAAACATGTTAAGATGGATGAATCAAAAACCGTTGATATCGTTGGTAAAGTTTTGGAAATAGATCCTCCTAACAAATTAGTGATTTCATGGTCAAGACCGAAAGATAAAGACGATGAATCAAAACATTCTCGAGTAACGTTCGAAATTTCCAATTATGCAAATGGACTTGTTCGATTGACTGTCACTCACTTAGATTTAGACCCACAAATGTTTAATGGCATTTCGTCTGGATGGCCAAGTGTCCTTTCCAATCTAAAAACGTATTTAGAAACAGGTAAGCACTTAGCAGGACATATTGCTTAG
- a CDS encoding SDR family NAD(P)-dependent oxidoreductase — MEKKDKRIALVTGANQGIGFQVAKDLAKNGMMVLIGSRDLQRGEKAAQEIGFGSKAIQLDVTDRKSISDAKDTIQKQFSRLDVLVNNAGISNTRMQRLGLSMVEYMESAMASLASIDEMRTVWDTNVFGVLAVYQTMLPLLRESEDARIVNVSSTLGSLTLNSDSNSSYSSFFNPVYAVSKTALNGITLSMMLELKDTNIKVNLVSPGFTKTAMTNFEGYESLEDGAREVVRVAMYGPDGPTGTFTTWNSESVPW, encoded by the coding sequence ATGGAAAAAAAGGATAAACGAATCGCTCTCGTAACAGGAGCAAACCAAGGGATAGGATTCCAAGTAGCAAAAGATTTGGCTAAGAATGGGATGATGGTCCTCATTGGATCAAGAGATTTACAACGTGGAGAGAAAGCAGCACAAGAAATTGGTTTTGGAAGTAAGGCAATTCAATTGGATGTAACGGATCGAAAATCTATTTCGGATGCAAAAGATACAATACAGAAACAATTTAGCCGCCTTGATGTACTCGTGAATAACGCAGGTATTTCCAATACCAGAATGCAGCGACTAGGGCTATCTATGGTAGAGTATATGGAATCTGCGATGGCAAGTTTAGCATCAATTGACGAGATGCGTACAGTTTGGGATACGAATGTATTTGGTGTTCTTGCAGTTTACCAAACAATGTTACCTCTGCTTCGAGAATCCGAAGATGCTCGTATTGTGAATGTTTCTAGCACACTTGGTTCTCTCACATTGAACTCAGACTCTAACTCAAGTTATAGTTCCTTTTTTAATCCTGTGTATGCAGTTTCTAAAACTGCTTTAAATGGTATCACATTGTCAATGATGTTAGAATTAAAAGATACTAATATTAAAGTAAATTTAGTATCTCCTGGTTTTACAAAAACAGCTATGACTAATTTTGAAGGTTATGAAAGTTTAGAGGATGGTGCACGAGAAGTAGTGAGGGTAGCGATGTATGGACCAGATGGGCCAACTGGAACTTTTACGACTTGGAATAGTGAGTCTGTTCCTTGGTAA